The following coding sequences lie in one Oncorhynchus nerka isolate Pitt River linkage group LG14, Oner_Uvic_2.0, whole genome shotgun sequence genomic window:
- the LOC115141030 gene encoding short stature homeobox protein-like, producing MGHRKITIFTKEHLKLLRVDFDVDPYPSIAVRECLSQATGLTESRIQVWFQNRRARTMKHRDHKVSPQPESAHPIPSPFLPTQSFSKLLHGIKDVTHQVDIEEVSYDQALSHSQMHEEDCFYGPSSCPPTFPLSPGDAGYSSPSFSVGVRHDRFLDTISPGALPEAQWCNVAQEFPFCSQGEGQDFRYSPPSGLLHPQYAHGGLQSVRASSTFDPFSSCPATPDSACWDIGLENPYPIDQGFLFREVSDEYSCPSGHFDAMQEAPLHELSSQWQDQ from the exons ATGGGGCATAGGAAGATAACTATCTTCACCAAAGAGCACCTGAAGCTTCTGCGGGTGGATTTTGATGTTGATCCCTACCCAAGTATTGCCGTGAGGGAGTGCCTATCCCAAGCCACTGGCCTAACAGAATCCCGCATTCAG GTGTGGTTTCAGAACAGGAGAGCCAGAACAATGAAGCACAGGGACCACAAAGTCTCCCCTCAGCCAGAGTCAGCTCACCCTATCCCCAGTCCTTTTCTACCTACACAGTCTTTCTCCAAACTCCTCCATGGGATCAAAGATGTGACCCACCAGGTCGACATAGAGGAAGTCTCTTATGACCAGGCGCTGAGCCACAGCCAGATGCACGAGGAGGACTGCTTCTACGGTCCCTCATCTTGTCCCCCCACCTTCCCGCTCTCTCCAGGGGATGCAGGATACAGCAGTCCCTCATTCAGTGTGGGAGTGAGACATGACAGGTTCCTGGACACTATCTCTCCAGGTGCTTTGCCAGAAGCTCAATGGTGCAACGTTGCCCAAGAGTTCCCGTTCTGCTCCCAGGGGGAGGGCCAGGACTTCCGCTACTCACCTCCGTCTGGACTTCTTCATCCCCAGTACGCCCACGGCGGACTCCAGTCCGTTCGTGCCAGCAGCACCTTCGACCCGTTCTCCAGTTGCCCTGCCACACCGGACTCAGCCTGCTGGGACATAGGACTTGAGAACCCCTATCCCATAGACCAGGGTTTCCTGTTCAGGGAAGTCTCCGATGAGTACTCATGTCCTTCTGGGCACTTTGATGCTATGCAAGAAGCCCCACTACATGAACTGTCTTCCCAGTGGCAGGACCAGTAA